Proteins from one Juglans microcarpa x Juglans regia isolate MS1-56 chromosome 1S, Jm3101_v1.0, whole genome shotgun sequence genomic window:
- the LOC121246162 gene encoding mediator of RNA polymerase II transcription subunit 15a-like isoform X7: MGNSMGQGIPSNMFANNPRQMQGRPQVVSLQQQQQQQQQSQNPQQYTYQQQLQQHFLKQKFQPGNIPHSLVQSHIQQQQNLLQTNQMQSPQQSAMQTSSVMQPSLSGLQQNQQPSIQQATHSMLQQHPHSVLRQQQQPQQASVIHPQQAPMQHQPILPPQQHQPQQPNAANMQQNQLIAQQSGVGDMQQQQRLLGQQNNLQTMQQQQHQQQLMAQQNNFSSMNQQQLGSQSNVSGLQQQQQQLLGAQSVNSSMQTTQQAVHMLQQSKIPVQQQPQQSTSSLLATQVQPSQSQPQPPQQQLMSQIQSQPSQLQQQLGMQQQPNSLQRDMQQRLQASGQPSSTLLQPQNVIDQQKQLYQRAVPDTSSTSLDSTSQTGNANGGDWQEVYQKIKALKEMYLPELNEMYQKIATKLQQHDSLPQQPKSEQLDRFKMFKAMLERIMAFLQVSKSNILPNCKEKLSFYEKQILNVVNTNRPRKPVSSLQQGQLPQSHMHSMQQPQPQVTQMQPHESQMNPQLQSMSLQGSVATMQQNNMTSLQHNSMSSLSGVSTTQQNLMNSLQPGTNLDSGQGNTMSQVQPVAMGSLQQNPVTSSQQANVSTLSSQSGLKGLQPSINPLQSNSNILQQQHLKQQQEQQMLQTQFKQQIQQRQMQHQLLQKQQQIMQQQQQQQQQQHQQQQQQHQQQQQQQQQHQQQQQQQQHQQQHQQQQQHQHQQQQQQQLHQQPKQQLSAQLQTHQISQIHQINDVNDLKMRQGLGVKPGVFQQHLSAGQRAAYSHQQLKSGGSFPISSPQLQVASPQILQHSSPQIDQQNVLSSLTKAGTPLQSASSPFVVPSPSTPLAPSPMPGDAEKPITGVSSHSNAGNIGHQQTSGVGAPVPSLAIGTPGISASPLLAEFTGQDGTLGNALMNVSGKSSITEQPLERLIKAVKSMSPKALSASVSDIGSVVSMIDRIASSAPGNGSRAAVGEDLVAMTKCRLQARNFITQDGTNGARKMRRYTSAMPLSVVSSAGSMNDNFKQLMGSETSDLESTATSSVKRPRIEVNPALLEEIREINQGLIDTVVDISDEDVDPTATAAAADGGEGTIVKCSFIAVALSPNLKSQYTSAQMSPIQPLRLLVPSNYPNCSPILLDKFPVEVSKKYEDLSVKAKSRFSISLRTLSQPMSLGQIARTWDVCARAVISEHAQQSGGGTFSSKYGTWENCLSAA; this comes from the exons cagTCACAGAATCCGCAGCAGTATACTTACCAGCAGCAGTTACAACAACATTTCTTGAAGCAGAAGTTCCAGCCGGGAAACATCCCACATTCACTTGTGCAATCTCACATTCAGCAACAGCAAAATCTATTGCAAACCAATCAGATGCAATCTCCTCAGCAATCGGCCATGCAAACATCATCTGTCATGCAGCCTTCTCTCTCTGGTCTTCAGCAGAATCAGCAGCCATCTATTCAACAGGCGACACATTCCATGCTTCAGCAACATCCGCATTCAGTTCTTAGGCAGCAGCAACAGCCGCAACAGGCATCTGTTATTCATCCACAGCAAGCACCAATGCAGCATCAGCCAATACTGCCTCCACAGCAGCATCAACCGCAGCAGCCAAATGCTGCAAATATGCAACAGAACCAATTAATTGCACAACAGAGCGGTGTTGGGGACATGCAGCAGCAACAGAGGCTGCTTGGCCAGCAGAATAATCTTCAGAccatgcagcagcagcagcaccaACAACAATTAATGGCTCAGCAAAACAACTTCTCTAGTATGAATCAGCAACAGTTGGGCTCTCAAAGTAATGTTTCTGGGTTACAACAGCAGCAACAGCAGTTGCTTGGAGCTCAGTCTGTTAACTCAAGTATGCAAACTACGCAGCAGGCAGTACACATGCTACAACAGTCCAAAATTCCAGTGCAGCAACAACCACAACAAAGCACATCTAGTTTGTTAGCAACTCAAGTACAGCCATCGCAATCACAACCACAGCCTCCACAACAGCAATTGATGTCTCAGATTCAGTCACAACCTTCACAGTTGCAACAACAGTTGGGTATGCAACAGCAGCCAAATTCATTACAAAGGGATATGCAGCAAAGGCTTCAAGCATCAGGTCAACCATCAAGTACCTTACTTCAACCACAGAATGTAATTGATCAGCAGAAGCAGTTATATCAAAGAGCCGTTCCAGATACATCGTCGA cATCTCTTGATTCGACATCTCAGACGGGGAATGCAAATGGGGGTGATTGGCAAGAGGTCTATCAAAAG ATTAAAGCTTTGAAGGAGATGTACTTGCCTGAATTAAATGAAATGTACCAGAAAATTGCTACAAAATTGCAGCAG CATGATTCTCTCCCACAACAACCAAAGTCAGAGCAGCTTGACCGGTTTAAAATGTTTAAGGCTATGTTGGAGCGTATTATGGCATTCTTACAGGTTTCCAAAAGCAATATATTACCCAATTGTAAGGAGAAGTTGTCATTCTATGAGAAGCAGATATTAAATGTTGTAAACACAAACAGGCCCAGGAAGCCTGTTTCCTCACTGCAGCAAGGACAGCTTCCCCAGTCTCACATGCACTCCATGCAGCAACCACAGCCTCAAGTTACTCAAATGCAGCCCCATGAAAGTCAAATGAACCCTCAGTTGCAATCAATGAGCTTACAAGGTTCTGTGGCGACAATGCAGCAGAACAATATGACGAGCTTGCAGCATAATTCAATGTCTTCTTTATCTGGGGTTTCGACCACACAGCAAAACCTGATGAACTCATTGCAGCCTGGTACCAATTTAGACTCAGGACAGGGCAATACAATGAGCCAAGTACAGCCGGTGGCTATGGGATCTCTACAACAAAACCCTGTGACTTCTTCTCAACAGGCAAACGTCAGCACCTTGTCCTCGCAGAGTGGATTAAAAGGGCTACAGCCAAGCATCAATCCTCTTCAGTCAAATTCCAATATCCTTCAACAACAGCATCTGAAACAACAGCAGGAACAGCAAATGTTGCAGACACaattcaaacaacaaattcaaCAGCGTCAGATGCAGCATCAATTGCTTCAGAAGCAGCAGCAAATAATGCAACAgcaacaacagcagcagcagcagcagcatcagcagcagcagcagcagcatcagcagcagcagcagcagcagcagcagcatcagcagcagcagcagcagcagcagcatcagCAGCAgcatcagcagcagcagcagcatcagcatcagcagcagcaacagcaacagTTACACCAACAACCAAAGCAGCAGCTGTCAGCACAGTTGCAGACACACCAAATTTCACAGATTCATCAAATCAATGATGTAAATGACCTTAAAATGAGACAGGGGTTGGGTGTTAAGCCAGGGGTCTTTCAGCAACATCTATCTGCAGGCCAGCGTGCTGCTTATTCCCACCAACAGTTAAAATCAGGAGGTTCATTTCCTATATCTTCACCCCAACTCCAGGTTGCGTCCCCACAGATTCTGCAACACTCTTCTCCACAGATTGATCAGCAAAATGTCTTATCATCTCTCACTAAAGCTGGAACACCTCTGCAATCAGCAAGCTCGCCTTTTGTTGTCCCATCTCCTTCTACTCCTTTGGCTCCTTCTCCTATGCCTGGGGATGCTGAGAAACCTATTACTGGTGTTTCCTCACACTCAAATGCTGGAAATATTGGGCACCAACAGACAAGTGGTGTGGGAGCACCAGTTCCATCCCTTGCCATTGGCACCCCTGGGATATCAGCCTCACCTTTGCTCGCTGAGTTTACTGGTCAAGATGGCACTCTGGGCAATGCTTTGATGAATGTTTCTGGAAAGTCAAGCATTACAGAACAACCTCTTGAACGTTTAATTAAAGCG GTAAAATCAATGTCACCTAAAGCATTGAGTGCCTCTGTTAGTGACATTGGTTCAGTTGTGAGCATGATCGATAGGATAGCAAGTTCAGCACCAGGTAATGGATCCAGGGCTGCTGTTGGTGAGGATTTGGTTGCCATGACAAAGTGCCGCCTCCAAGCAAGAAATTTCATCACACAAGATGGAACCAATGGGGCAAGGAAAATGAGGCGCTACACAAGTGCCATGCCCTTAAGTGTTGTCTCATCAGCTGGCAGTATGAATGATAATTTCAAGCAGCTGATGGGTTCAGAGACGTCTGACCTGGAGTCAACTGCAACTTCTAGTGTCAAGAGGCCTAGGATTGAG GTTAATCCCGCTCTTTTAGAAGAAATAAGGGAGATAAACCAGGGACTTATTGACACAGTTGTTGATATCAGTGATGAAGATGTCGATCCAACTGCCACAGCTGCCGCTGCTGACGGGGGTGAAGGAACCATTGTCAAGTGCTCTTTCATTGCCGTGGCTCTCAGTCCaaacttgaaatctcagtacaCTTCTGCACAAATG TCACCGATTCAGCCATTAAGATTGCTTGTTCCCTCAAATTATCCAAATTGCTCCCCAATTCTATTGGACAAATTTCCAGTTGAAGTCAG TAAGAAGTATGAAGATCTTTCGGTGAAGGCAAAGTCGAGGTTTAGCATATCTTTACGAACCCTTTCACAACCCATGTCGCTTGGCCAGATAGCAAGGACTTGGGATGTTTGTGCTCGAGCGGTTATTTCCGAGCATGCACAGCAGAGTGGCGGGGGTACTTTCAGCTCAAAATATGGGACTTGGGAGAACTGCTTGAGCGCTGCATGA
- the LOC121246162 gene encoding mediator of RNA polymerase II transcription subunit 15a-like isoform X6, translating into MGNSMGQGIPSNMFANNPRQMQGRPQVVSLQQQQQQQQQQSQNPQQYTYQQQLQQHFLKQKFQPGNIPHSLVQSHIQQQQNLLQTNQMQSPQQSAMQTSSVMQPSLSGLQQNQQPSIQQATHSMLQQHPHSVLRQQQQPQQASVIHPQQAPMQHQPILPPQQHQPQQPNAANMQQNQLIAQQSGVGDMQQQQRLLGQQNNLQTMQQQQHQQQLMAQQNNFSSMNQQQLGSQSNVSGLQQQQQQLLGAQSVNSSMQTTQQAVHMLQQSKIPVQQQPQQSTSSLLATQVQPSQSQPQPPQQQLMSQIQSQPSQLQQQLGMQQQPNSLQRDMQQRLQASGQPSSTLLQPQNVIDQQKQLYQRAVPDTSSTSLDSTSQTGNANGGDWQEVYQKIKALKEMYLPELNEMYQKIATKLQQHDSLPQQPKSEQLDRFKMFKAMLERIMAFLQVSKSNILPNCKEKLSFYEKQILNVVNTNRPRKPVSSLQQGQLPQSHMHSMQQPQPQVTQMQPHESQMNPQLQSMSLQGSVATMQQNNMTSLQHNSMSSLSGVSTTQQNLMNSLQPGTNLDSGQGNTMSQVQPVAMGSLQQNPVTSSQQANVSTLSSQSGLKGLQPSINPLQSNSNILQQQHLKQQQEQQMLQTQFKQQIQQRQMQHQLLQKQQQIMQQQQQQQQQQHQQQQQQHQQQQQQQQQHQQQQQQQQHQQQHQQQQQHQHQQQQQQQLHQQPKQQLSAQLQTHQISQIHQINDVNDLKMRQGLGVKPGVFQQHLSAGQRAAYSHQQLKSGGSFPISSPQLQVASPQILQHSSPQIDQQNVLSSLTKAGTPLQSASSPFVVPSPSTPLAPSPMPGDAEKPITGVSSHSNAGNIGHQQTSGVGAPVPSLAIGTPGISASPLLAEFTGQDGTLGNALMNVSGKSSITEQPLERLIKAVKSMSPKALSASVSDIGSVVSMIDRIASSAPGNGSRAAVGEDLVAMTKCRLQARNFITQDGTNGARKMRRYTSAMPLSVVSSAGSMNDNFKQLMGSETSDLESTATSSVKRPRIEVNPALLEEIREINQGLIDTVVDISDEDVDPTATAAAADGGEGTIVKCSFIAVALSPNLKSQYTSAQMSPIQPLRLLVPSNYPNCSPILLDKFPVEVSKKYEDLSVKAKSRFSISLRTLSQPMSLGQIARTWDVCARAVISEHAQQSGGGTFSSKYGTWENCLSAA; encoded by the exons cagTCACAGAATCCGCAGCAGTATACTTACCAGCAGCAGTTACAACAACATTTCTTGAAGCAGAAGTTCCAGCCGGGAAACATCCCACATTCACTTGTGCAATCTCACATTCAGCAACAGCAAAATCTATTGCAAACCAATCAGATGCAATCTCCTCAGCAATCGGCCATGCAAACATCATCTGTCATGCAGCCTTCTCTCTCTGGTCTTCAGCAGAATCAGCAGCCATCTATTCAACAGGCGACACATTCCATGCTTCAGCAACATCCGCATTCAGTTCTTAGGCAGCAGCAACAGCCGCAACAGGCATCTGTTATTCATCCACAGCAAGCACCAATGCAGCATCAGCCAATACTGCCTCCACAGCAGCATCAACCGCAGCAGCCAAATGCTGCAAATATGCAACAGAACCAATTAATTGCACAACAGAGCGGTGTTGGGGACATGCAGCAGCAACAGAGGCTGCTTGGCCAGCAGAATAATCTTCAGAccatgcagcagcagcagcaccaACAACAATTAATGGCTCAGCAAAACAACTTCTCTAGTATGAATCAGCAACAGTTGGGCTCTCAAAGTAATGTTTCTGGGTTACAACAGCAGCAACAGCAGTTGCTTGGAGCTCAGTCTGTTAACTCAAGTATGCAAACTACGCAGCAGGCAGTACACATGCTACAACAGTCCAAAATTCCAGTGCAGCAACAACCACAACAAAGCACATCTAGTTTGTTAGCAACTCAAGTACAGCCATCGCAATCACAACCACAGCCTCCACAACAGCAATTGATGTCTCAGATTCAGTCACAACCTTCACAGTTGCAACAACAGTTGGGTATGCAACAGCAGCCAAATTCATTACAAAGGGATATGCAGCAAAGGCTTCAAGCATCAGGTCAACCATCAAGTACCTTACTTCAACCACAGAATGTAATTGATCAGCAGAAGCAGTTATATCAAAGAGCCGTTCCAGATACATCGTCGA cATCTCTTGATTCGACATCTCAGACGGGGAATGCAAATGGGGGTGATTGGCAAGAGGTCTATCAAAAG ATTAAAGCTTTGAAGGAGATGTACTTGCCTGAATTAAATGAAATGTACCAGAAAATTGCTACAAAATTGCAGCAG CATGATTCTCTCCCACAACAACCAAAGTCAGAGCAGCTTGACCGGTTTAAAATGTTTAAGGCTATGTTGGAGCGTATTATGGCATTCTTACAGGTTTCCAAAAGCAATATATTACCCAATTGTAAGGAGAAGTTGTCATTCTATGAGAAGCAGATATTAAATGTTGTAAACACAAACAGGCCCAGGAAGCCTGTTTCCTCACTGCAGCAAGGACAGCTTCCCCAGTCTCACATGCACTCCATGCAGCAACCACAGCCTCAAGTTACTCAAATGCAGCCCCATGAAAGTCAAATGAACCCTCAGTTGCAATCAATGAGCTTACAAGGTTCTGTGGCGACAATGCAGCAGAACAATATGACGAGCTTGCAGCATAATTCAATGTCTTCTTTATCTGGGGTTTCGACCACACAGCAAAACCTGATGAACTCATTGCAGCCTGGTACCAATTTAGACTCAGGACAGGGCAATACAATGAGCCAAGTACAGCCGGTGGCTATGGGATCTCTACAACAAAACCCTGTGACTTCTTCTCAACAGGCAAACGTCAGCACCTTGTCCTCGCAGAGTGGATTAAAAGGGCTACAGCCAAGCATCAATCCTCTTCAGTCAAATTCCAATATCCTTCAACAACAGCATCTGAAACAACAGCAGGAACAGCAAATGTTGCAGACACaattcaaacaacaaattcaaCAGCGTCAGATGCAGCATCAATTGCTTCAGAAGCAGCAGCAAATAATGCAACAgcaacaacagcagcagcagcagcagcatcagcagcagcagcagcagcatcagcagcagcagcagcagcagcagcagcatcagcagcagcagcagcagcagcagcatcagCAGCAgcatcagcagcagcagcagcatcagcatcagcagcagcaacagcaacagTTACACCAACAACCAAAGCAGCAGCTGTCAGCACAGTTGCAGACACACCAAATTTCACAGATTCATCAAATCAATGATGTAAATGACCTTAAAATGAGACAGGGGTTGGGTGTTAAGCCAGGGGTCTTTCAGCAACATCTATCTGCAGGCCAGCGTGCTGCTTATTCCCACCAACAGTTAAAATCAGGAGGTTCATTTCCTATATCTTCACCCCAACTCCAGGTTGCGTCCCCACAGATTCTGCAACACTCTTCTCCACAGATTGATCAGCAAAATGTCTTATCATCTCTCACTAAAGCTGGAACACCTCTGCAATCAGCAAGCTCGCCTTTTGTTGTCCCATCTCCTTCTACTCCTTTGGCTCCTTCTCCTATGCCTGGGGATGCTGAGAAACCTATTACTGGTGTTTCCTCACACTCAAATGCTGGAAATATTGGGCACCAACAGACAAGTGGTGTGGGAGCACCAGTTCCATCCCTTGCCATTGGCACCCCTGGGATATCAGCCTCACCTTTGCTCGCTGAGTTTACTGGTCAAGATGGCACTCTGGGCAATGCTTTGATGAATGTTTCTGGAAAGTCAAGCATTACAGAACAACCTCTTGAACGTTTAATTAAAGCG GTAAAATCAATGTCACCTAAAGCATTGAGTGCCTCTGTTAGTGACATTGGTTCAGTTGTGAGCATGATCGATAGGATAGCAAGTTCAGCACCAGGTAATGGATCCAGGGCTGCTGTTGGTGAGGATTTGGTTGCCATGACAAAGTGCCGCCTCCAAGCAAGAAATTTCATCACACAAGATGGAACCAATGGGGCAAGGAAAATGAGGCGCTACACAAGTGCCATGCCCTTAAGTGTTGTCTCATCAGCTGGCAGTATGAATGATAATTTCAAGCAGCTGATGGGTTCAGAGACGTCTGACCTGGAGTCAACTGCAACTTCTAGTGTCAAGAGGCCTAGGATTGAG GTTAATCCCGCTCTTTTAGAAGAAATAAGGGAGATAAACCAGGGACTTATTGACACAGTTGTTGATATCAGTGATGAAGATGTCGATCCAACTGCCACAGCTGCCGCTGCTGACGGGGGTGAAGGAACCATTGTCAAGTGCTCTTTCATTGCCGTGGCTCTCAGTCCaaacttgaaatctcagtacaCTTCTGCACAAATG TCACCGATTCAGCCATTAAGATTGCTTGTTCCCTCAAATTATCCAAATTGCTCCCCAATTCTATTGGACAAATTTCCAGTTGAAGTCAG TAAGAAGTATGAAGATCTTTCGGTGAAGGCAAAGTCGAGGTTTAGCATATCTTTACGAACCCTTTCACAACCCATGTCGCTTGGCCAGATAGCAAGGACTTGGGATGTTTGTGCTCGAGCGGTTATTTCCGAGCATGCACAGCAGAGTGGCGGGGGTACTTTCAGCTCAAAATATGGGACTTGGGAGAACTGCTTGAGCGCTGCATGA